In one Gossypium hirsutum isolate 1008001.06 chromosome D09, Gossypium_hirsutum_v2.1, whole genome shotgun sequence genomic region, the following are encoded:
- the LOC107931504 gene encoding lipoamide acyltransferase component of branched-chain alpha-keto acid dehydrogenase complex, mitochondrial, whose product MICRRILLKRVWNNGRRWLVPSSSLSPVPTTADYKLHFSTHIMAAFSFPQNNQFTLKIPYMENICKFSSNAVADLHTNGIVDVPLAQTGEGIAECELLKWFIQEGDEVEEFQPLCEVQSDKATIEITSRYKGRVAQVLHVPGSIVKVGETLLKMAVEDTQVPLVTLSNLENEKQPDTKSNKDFTGGVISTPAVRNLAKEHGININDVQGSGKDGRVLKEDVLKYATQEGIIKDTLVTATADLGQLLHREKSSLLESAQVSGHYEDTIVPLRGFQRTMVKTMSMAAKVPHFHYVEEIDCDALRELKASFQTNNLEPGIKFTFLPVLIKSLSMALSKYPMVNSCFNEESVEVILRGSHNIGIAMATPNGLVVPNIKNVQSLSILEIRKELSRLQQLSLDNKLSPADISGGTITLSNIGAIGGKFGAPIVNLPEVAIIAMGRIQKLPRVADDGDVYSASIMTVNIGADHRVLDGATVARFCNEWKRFIEKPELLMLHMK is encoded by the exons ATGATCTGCCGGAGAATTTTACTAAAAAGAGTTTGGAACAACGGTCGCCGATGGCTTGTTCCTTCCTCATCTCTGTCGCCGGTTCCGACGACGGCGGACTACAAACTTCACTTCTCCACCCACATTATGGCGGCGTTTTCGTTTCCCCAAAATAACCAATTCACT cTGAAAATTCCATATATGGAAAATATATGTAAGTTTTCAAGTAATGCTGTGGCTGATCTTCATACTAATGGAATAGTTGATGTCCCATTGGCTCAAACTGGTGAAGGTATTGCtgaatgtgagcttcttaaaTGGTTCATTCAAGAG GGTGATGAAGTTGAAGAGTTTCAACCCCTTTGTGAAGTTCAAAGCGACAAAGCGACGATCGAAATCACAAGTCGTTACAAAGGGAGAGTTGCTCAAGTTCTTCATGTTCCCGGAAGTATTGTAAAG GTTGGGGAAACTCTTCTTAAGATGGCTGTCGAGGACACTCAGGTTCCACTGGTGACACTCAGTAATTTGGAAAACGAAAAACAACCTGATACTAAATCAAACAAAGACTTTACCGGTGGAGTAATATCCACACCTGCTGTTCGAAATCTTGCAAAAGAACATGGTATAAACATTAATGATGTCCAAGGAAGCGGAAAAGATGGTCGGGTATTAAAAGAAGATGTACTTAAATATGCTACTCAAGAAGGTATCATCAAAGATACATTGGTTACTGCTACTGCTGATCTTGGACAACTGTTACATCGAGAAAAGAGTTCTTTGCTCGAATCAGCTCAAGTTTCAGGGCACTATGAAGATACGATTGTTCCCTTGAG GGGATTTCAGCGGACAATGGTTAAAACGATGTCCATGGCTGCTAAGGTTCCGCATTTTCATTACGTGGAAGAGATTGATTGCGATGCACTTCGAGAGCTTAAAGCGTCTTTTCAAACCAACAATTTGGAACCCGGTATAAAGTTCACGTTCCTTCCGGTACTGATAAAATCACTTTCAATGGCGTTGAGCAAATACCCCATGGTGAATAGTTGCTTCAACGAAGAGTCAGTTGAAGTCATCCTTAGAG GTTCCCATAACATCGGAATTGCCATGGCTACTCCAAACGGTTTAGTGGTGCCAAACATAAAGAACGTTCAGTCTCTTTCGATCTTGGAG ATTAGGAAGGAGCTTTCACGGTTACAACAATTGTCACTGGACAATAAGCTCAGTCCGGCTGATATATCCGGTGGAACAATAACACTAAGCAATATTGGAGCTATCGGTGGAAAATTCGGTGCCCCCATTGTTAACTTGCCAGAAGTAGCTATCATTGCAATGGGTAGAATACAGAAACTTCCACGAGTGGCTGATGATGGAGATGTTTATTCCGCCTCCATCATGACT GTTAACATAGGTGCGGATCACAGAGTTTTGGACGGAGCAACTGTTGCGAGATTTTGCAATGAGTGGAAACGGTTTATCGAGAAACCTGAGCTCCTCATGTTGCATATGAAATGA
- the LOC107931498 gene encoding RING-H2 finger protein ATL2, which produces MSGNDDRLTHVNIPPGDGSSYALSGKIMLSAIVVLFFVVVLMFGLHLYARWYLLRARRRHSRNRRRHHRRSQLIFYVDPDVNGPPAVASRGLDPQVLKSLPVFTFSSKTHPESAIECAVCLSEFEENESGRVLPKCKHSFHSECIDMWFHSHSTCPLCRTSVEGSVPVSDNAGDLVITINEPSGGESGSNQEPDSCQHGDGRAGLSAGRKLSIEVPIRNIEGFVGESSECESGPSQSYKSPMSRILSFKRILSRDWRGSGTSSCPSPINAAVSESDLERGVDYTRQTQS; this is translated from the coding sequence ATGAGTGGAAACGACGATAGATTAACCCATGTCAACATCCCTCCCGGTGATGGTAGTAGCTACGCTTTGAGTGGCAAAATCATGCTCAGTGCCATCGTGGTTTTGTTCTTCGTAGTGGTACTTATGTTTGGTCTCCACCTTTACGCACGTTGGTACCTCCTCCGTGCTCGCCGTCGTCATTCACGTAACCGACGTCGTCATCACCGTCGATCGCAGCTGATTTTTTACGTAGACCCCGACGTTAATGGTCCTCCCGCCGTGGCTTCACGTGGACTAGACCCGCAGGTTCTCAAGTCGTTACCGGTTTTCACTTTCTCCTCCAAGACACACCCGGAATCTGCCATCGAATGTGCTGTTTGTCTGTCGGAATTTGAAGAAAACGAATCGGGTCGGGTATTACCCAAATGTAAACATAGTTTTCATTCAGAGTGTATCGATATGTGGTTTCATTCTCACTCCACGTGTCCTCTTTGTCGAACCTCCGTTGAAGGATCCGTACCCGTTTCTGATAACGCGGGAGATTTGGTTATTACGATTAATGAACCGTCGGGTGGAGAGTCCGGATCCAATCAAGAACCCGATTCGTGTCAGCACGGGGATGGTCGGGCCGGTTTGTCGGCGGGGAGGAAGTTGTCGATCGAGGTTCCTATAAGGAATATTGAAGGCTTCGTAGGTGAGTCGAGTGAGTGTGAGTCGGGACCGAGTCAATCCTATAAATCACCGATGAGTCGAATTTTGTCGTTTAAGAGGATACTGAGTAGAGATTGGCGAGGGAGTGGGACGAGTTCTTGTCCTTCGCCAATAAACGCGGCTGTATCTGAGTCGGATTTGGAGCGAGGTGTGGACTATACTCGGCAAACTCAGAGCTGA
- the LOC107931427 gene encoding uncharacterized protein: MMNSYTCFLAFFFILLVSVSCNNIIQEACNKAVKSDSQPKETFNFCVGSLQKHPKGETARSYDDLAPITLHIMKSAAKHVSFIISKMMKTKNVGIHTRAGLEVCAQLYSLADSDVQRINGYLKAKDYFSAKTGASGWLLVRSLVKMCVQ; the protein is encoded by the coding sequence ATGATGAATTCCTACACTTGTTTTCTCGCTTTCTTCTTTATCTTGCTTGTCTCTGTAAGCTGCAATAACATTATCCAAGAAGCTTGTAACAAAGCTGTAAAGAGTGATTCCCAACCCAAAGAAACCTTCAACTTCTGTGTTGGGAGTCTACAGAAGCATCCCAAGGGCGAAACGGCCAGAAGCTATGATGATTTGGCTCCTATCACGCTTCACATAATGAAATCAGCAGCCAAACATGTAAGCTTCATCATTTCCAAGATGATGAAGACCAAAAATGTGGGCATTCATACAAGAGCCGGCTTGGAAGTTTGCGCTCAACTTTACTCGCTTGCGGACTCCGATGTCCAGAGAATTAATGGGTACTTAAAGGCTAAAGATTATTTTTCGGCTAAGACTGGTGCTAGCGGCTGGTTACTAGTTCGGTCACTTGTGAAGATGTGTGTTCAATGA
- the LOC107931402 gene encoding pectinesterase: MANNAIIGICAVFLVALVVAVVVGVTHIKTKSDGEEISSSNKAVQALCQPTNYKETCQKSLASSNSSDVKELIRTGFQAGLVEIKNVLAHSVTVQELIKDENNKAALGVCQEVLDLAIDDFQKSFDMLGEYEMSKIGKYLLELKTWLSGAFTSQQTCIDSFAESSNESSQKMQSILKTSMEITSNALAMLNGLSTIVKELNIPNVGNIDTTEVNRKLLSAEDMPEWISQADRKLLQAKPMDLKPNVVVAKDGSGKYDTINKALAEVPVKSPDRFVIHIKAGTYKEQINVTKQMTNVVFIGDGPTKTIITNDISVAKNPPVRTYRTATVAADGAGFMAKDIGFDNSAGPEGHQAVAFRATADRVIMFNCHFTGYQDTLYAHRERQLYGNCLITGTVDFIFGDAASIFQNCMLVVRKPGPGQNCMVTAQGRNDLGTNSAIVLQNCTISGAPDYIPVKDTNKAYLGRPWKQFARSIIMQSRIDDIIQPEGYAPMTGTIGIDTSFIAEFGNRGPGADTSHRVAWKGIKKIDINEANKWTPRVFLESETWIPSSGVPYSPDMVPGV; encoded by the exons ATGGCGAATAATGCTATTATTGGTATTTGTGCGGTGTTTTTGGTAGCCTTGGTGGTAGCTGTGGTGGTGGGTGTTACGCACATAAAAACTAAGAGTGATGGTGAAGAGATATCGAGTTCGAACAAAGCTGTGCAAGCTCTATGTCAACCCACAAATTATAAAGAGACGTGCCAAAAAAGCTTGGCGTCGTCAAATTCTAGCGACGTTAAGGAGCTGATAAGGACAGGTTTCCAAGCCGGGCTAGTTGAGATAAAAAACGTGTTGGCCCATTCAGTAACAGTCCAAGAGTTGATTAAGGATGAGAACAACAAAGCGGCACTTGGTGTTTGCCAAGAGGTGTTGGACTTAGCCATTGATGACTTTCAAAAGTCATTCGACATGCTAGGGGAATACGAAATGAGCAAGATCGGAAAATACCTTTTGGAACTAAAGACCTGGCTAAGCGGTGCATTCACGAGTCAACAGACATGTATAGACTCATTCGCGGAATCAAGTAACGAATCATCGCAGAAGATGCAATCAATCTTGAAGACTAGCATGGAGATTACTAGCAATGCTTTAGCGATGCTTAATGGGTTATCCACCATCGTGAAGGAACTTAACATTCCAAACGTCGGCAACATCGACACCACGGAGGTCAATCGTAAGCTTTTGTCGGCTGAGGATATGCCTGAGTGGATTAGTCAAGCTGACCGAAAACTCCTTCAAGCAAAACCAATGGATTTGAAGCCTAACGTTGTGGTTGCTAAAGATGGTAGCGGGAAATATGATACTATTAACAAGGCCTTGGCTGAAGTCCCCGTGAAAAGTCCCGATCGATTTGTTATTCACATTAAGGCTGGTACTTACAAAGAGCAAATCAACGTGACCAAGCAGATGACTAATGTTGTATTCATCGGTGATGGCCCAACCAAGACCATCATCACAAATGACATTAGCGTTGCTAAGAATCCACCGGTTAGAACATACCGCACTGCAACTGTTG CTGCGGATGGGGCTGGTTTCATGGCCAAGGACATTGGATTCGATAACTCAGCAGGACCCGAAGGTCATCAAGCAGTTGCCTTTAGGGCCACTGCTGATAGGGTCATCATGTTCAACTGCCATTTCACTGGGTACCAAGACACTCTTTACGCTCACAGAGAGAGACAATTATATGGCAACTGTCTCATCACCGGAACGGTGGATTTCATCTTCGGGGATGCGGCGAGCATTTTCCAGAACTGTATGCTCGTCGTGAGGAAGCCAGGGCCAGGCCAAAACTGCATGGTTACTGCACAAGGAAGGAATGATCTTGGAACAAACTCAGCCATTGTGCTTCAAAACTGCACCATCTCGGGCGCCCCTGATTACATCCCAGTGAAGGATACGAACAAGGCGTACTTGGGGCGTCCTTGGAAACAATTCGCTAGGTCCATCATAATGCAATCTAGGATCGACGACATCATTCAACCAGAGGGTTATGCCCCAATGACAGGCACCATAGGAATAGACACTTCTTTCATTGCCGAGTTTGGAAACAGGGGACCCGGTGCCGATACCAGCCATAGGGTAGCATGGAAAGGTATCAAAAAGATAGATATAAATGAAGCCAACAAATGGACTCCTCGCGTCTTTCTCGAATCCGAGACTTGGATCCCAAGTTCCGGCGTTCCCTATAGTCCCGACATGGTCCCTGGAGTCTAA
- the LOC107931430 gene encoding FCS-Like Zinc finger 15, whose protein sequence is MVGLSVVLENQRINDNDMIINEKSPQVINKATMFCSSSSSPLPAFLEQCFLCKRRLLPGKDIYMYKGDKGFCSVECRCKQIFMDEEESLKKDNCSLDAIVKPSSTSSSTSAARHHRKPERNRAGGFAY, encoded by the exons ATGGTGGGCTTAAGTGTAGTTTTAGAGAATCAAAGGATCAACgataatgatatgataatcaATGAAAAATCTCCACAAGTTATTAATAAAGCAACCATGTTTTGTTCATCTTCATCTTCCCCACTTCCTGCTTTTTTAGAGCAATGCTTTCTTTGCAAAAGGAGATTGTTACCCGGGAAAGATATTTATATGTACAA AGGGGATAAGGGTTTTTGCAGTGTGGAGTGTAGGTGCAAGCAAATTTTCATGGATGAAGAAGAGAGTTTAAAGAAAGATAATTGTTCTTTGGATGCCATTGTTAAACCTTCTTCAACTTCGTCTTCTACCTCAGCCGCTCGTCACCACCGGAAGCCTGAGAGAAACCGTGCCGGTGGCTTTGCTTATTGa